The following proteins are encoded in a genomic region of Zea mays cultivar B73 chromosome 9, Zm-B73-REFERENCE-NAM-5.0, whole genome shotgun sequence:
- the LOC100273376 gene encoding embryogeneis transmembrane protein, whose amino-acid sequence MSMSVEIPMDRPAASAPPPGAVCDVVDEDEAAPPPGNARPTRVLISPIVPLPADGASADAALPPAYTGVLYLHRHKWPAVEDDPGKKREKWLKEMRGWLMVLAVLAASVTYQAGLNPPGGFWQQDDAEGNVAGTPVLQSKFPKRYTVFFYFNSTAFVTSVVIIVLLMNESFYHSEAKVEALEIIVVLDMAGLMGAYIAGCTREVSSSIYIIVLTLVVFLYVVYTAQFLPKLWGLVVDVPFLHKAAQGGALPVPQDILDGARPSAGIGRTKSAPPR is encoded by the exons ATGTCCATGTCTGTAGAGATCCCCATGGATCGCCCTGCTGCCTCCGCTCCACCCCCGGGTGCCGTGTGCGACGTGGTCGACGAGGACGAGGCGGCGCCGCCACCGGGCAATGCTAGGCCCACGCGCGTCCTCATCTCGCCCATCGTGCCCCTCCCCGCTGACGGCGCTTCGGCCGACGCTGCGCTGCCGCCGGCGTACACCGGCGTGCTGTACCTGCACCGCCACAAGTGGCCCGCCGTGGAGGACGACCCCGGCAAGAAGCGGGAGAAGTGGCTCAAGGAGATGCGCGGCTGGCTCATGGTGCTCGCCGTGCTGGCCGCGTCCGTCACGTACCAGGCGGGGCTGAACCCGCCCGGCGGCTTCTGGCAGCAGGACGACGCGGAGGGCAACGTGGCCGGCACGCCCGTGCTCCAGTCCAAGTTCCCCAAGCG GTACACCGTTTTCTTCTACTTCAACTCCACGGCGTTCGTGACGTCGGTGGTCATCATCGTCCTCCTCATGAACGAGTCCTTCTACCACTCGGAGGCCAAGGTGGAGGCGCTGGAGATCATCGTGGTGCTAGACATGGCGGGGCTCATGGGCGCCTACATCGCCGGCTGCACCCGCGAGGTCTCCTCCTCCATCTACATCATCGTCCTCACCCTCGTCGTCTTCCTCTACGTCGTCTACACGGCGCAGTTCTTGCCCAAGCTCTGGGGCCTAGTCGTTGACGTGCCCTTCCTCCACAAGGCGGCCCAGGGCGGCGCGCTGCCCGTGCCGCAAGACATCCTGGACGGGGCCAGGCCGTCGGCTGGCATCGGCCGGACCAAGTCGGCGCCGCCGCGTTAG